GTGGACCACCAGTATTTTCGGCGGCAGCTGGTATTCCCGGACCAGGTCTGCCAGGAATTCGGATACGGCGTTGATGGCGGTGGCGTCCATTGTGCCGATGGCTGAGCAGGGCACCTGGCCGTAGGTCATATTGTATTCCGGGTCCAGCCCGAGATGGACATCGGGCTGCGCCAGGTACACCGCGAGCGTCCGGGCTTCAGTGGCAACATCGCTATGGCCGGGCTGGATGTCCAGGAAAACGATGGCCCCCTGGCGGCGGGCCATAGCGATGATTTTGTCTATTTCCGCGTGTGGCATCCGGAGACGGTATTTGCCGTCTTTGCCGGGGGACCTTTGCGCCGTTATTGCGATATAATGCAGGGCTGGTATGACCGGCATCGAGGGGTCAGCGGCTTTCCACCGGCGGGCTTCCGCGGAAAGTGTGTCAAAAAGCGGTTGTTCGGGCAAAGTGCCGAGGATACCCATGGCGGGCGAGTAGAGATTTCCGTAATACGCCAGGATGCGGTGGAATGGCAGTAATGCTCCCGGTAAAGGAGGGGCGTCTTCGCCGGCGGGCCACCAGGTGGAAGGCGCGCCATGCGCCAGGTGCCGCAGGGCCCCGTGCCACGCCGCCGTATCTGGCGCCAGCGAATCGCGAATAGGGATTAACGCCGGCCTTACCGTATCCACGCGTTCCAGGCCCAGGTGACGAACGGTTTCCTGCCGCGCTGTGCAGGCGCAGGCAATCAGGCCTATACCGAAAAGGGAACATATAAAAGGTATCTGTAACATGCCGGTGGAATTGATTACATGAAACTAAGTCAATCGTTCCGCCGGGTAAATGACCGTTTCCGGGATCCGGATGATGCTGGTCGGATACGCGCAGGGTGATATTGATCACGATCAACATCCCGTCATACCTGGATCAGCGGCGCCGGCTGGCTGGTTTCGTATCTTGACGGAAACAAATGATATGTCAGCACAACAGGCGGTACAATATGTCCGGAAATCGGACGGCGGACTGGTCGCTTTCTCGGAAAAGAAACTCCTTCGTTCACTGACCCGTTCAGGGGCAACTGCCGAAACCGCCGGTGGGATCATCACTTCCCTCCGCCATAAAATCTACCCCGGCATCACCACCCGGGAAATTTATGACCAGGCGTTCGGCATGCTGAAAGACATTACCCGCCCCGCCGCCGCACGTTATCATCTCAAACGCGCCATCCTGGAACTAGGCCCATCCGGATTTCCTTTCGAACAGTTTATCGGCGAGCTCTTCCGCCGCCAGGGATACCAGGTTCAAACCAACCGGATCGTTGGGGGCCGCTGCGTAAAGCATGAAGTGGACGTTTTGGCCACCGCCGGTGATGACCTGCATTTTATCGAATGCAAATACCATCAGGCAGGCATTACATGCGATGTGAAAATTGCGCTGTATGTACACGCGCGCTTCCAGGACATTGCGCATGCGTCAGACATGAAAATAGCCGGTAAAACAGTCGGTTGGCTGATTACCAATACCCGCTTTTCATCCGACGCCCTGCAATTTGGGAAATGCGCCGGCCTGCATCTGCTATCATGGGATTACCCGTCCGGAAAGGGATTGAAGGACATTATCGACCGCGAGCAACTCTACCCCGTCACCTGCCTCACTACCCTGAGCCACTACGAAAAATCAAGGCTCCTGCATTTGAACGTCGTGTTGTGCAGCGACCTGCTGGAGCGGCCCGACGTACTTAAAAAGGCGGAAGTCCCCCAGGATAAGGTAGGCAGGGTATTGGAAGAGACAGGAAACCTTTGCAACAAACGGCTGCGCGCTGGCGTACATTGAAAAAGCATAAGATCGAACGACAAAAAAGGCCCCGCAACTACGACGGGGCCTTTTTCAGGAAGTGTATCTACTTCACAGCGATGTTCACACTGGGATTGGGTTTGGTTTCTTCTTTCTTGGGCAGGGAGATTTCCAGTATGCCATCGGTGTACTTCGCCTCGATCTTACTGGCGACAACGGATTCGGGTACCTGGAATGAACGCGTAAAACTGCTGAAGCTATACTCTTGTTTCCTGTAGTTGTCTTTCTTGTCTTCCTGCTGGGATTCATTTTCAGCGCTGATGGTCAGCAAATCGTCGGAAACGTCGATCCGGAAGTCTTCTTTTTTCATGCCGGGTGCCGCCATGGCAATCTTGAATGCATCCTTGTCTTCGCTGATATTCACCGCAGGTACTGTCAGGAAAGGTTTGTTCTTTTTTCCGTTGGTATCCAGCCATCCTGAAAAGAACTCGTCCCAGAGGGCGGGAAAAATAGTGTCGGGTTTTGAAGAAAGCGTTTTCATGATACTTACGATTTATTAAGTGATAAGATGAAAAATTCGTCATGGAAATTAAGCAGGAAAATGCTCGCTGAGAATGATACAGATGCGACTTTCGCCTGATCGAAATCATGCCTTTCCGCGCAACCTCGCATGTTTGGTCATTGTGGCGCTGTTGGCCAGATGTTAACTTTCCGGAAAAGAACAATCATGGAAAAGATAGTGATCGTATTACAGGGCCGCGAATGGGCCATCAACTCCATTGATTTCGCCTGCTACCTGGCGCAGGAGGGGAGATCCCGCATACAGGGATATTTTCTCGAAGAACCCGTTTACGAGGAGCTGCCGCGTTTGCGCAGGATCGGCGGGCTGGCTTATGTCGAGCCGATCATCTCTGCGGACATACCGGAAGAGCAGTCAGCGCACGCATTCCTGCAAAGAAGGATGGAAAATTTTGTCACCCATTGCCAGGGAAAGGGAATTGTTACGACTGCATCGGCATTACCGGCCGACCGGCTAGGGGAACTTATCCAACAGACGAAGTTCGCGGATCTGCTGGTGGTTGACGCCGCTGCCGTGCCGGGCAGCCAGCCCCCGGACAGCATTCCGTCGCCTACCGTGCAGTACATCCTTTCCGCGGCGCAATGCCCGGTGTTTATCGCCCCGGTGTCGCAGATGCATCCGGAACACGTTATCTTCTGCTACGACGGGAGCGCTTCGGCTGTTCTTGCCATGAAGCAGTTCGCATACCTGTTTCCGGAGTTATCGGGGTTGAAAGCCACGGCTGTATGCGTTGGTGATAATGATCAGCCTGACGCGGAAGAAGTACGGGCGCTTACCACCTGGATGAGCCGGCATTTCGCATTCAACGAATTTGTGTCGCTGCATGGTAAATTGGAGGATGTGCTATACCCTTTTGTGCTGAAGCATAGCAAAGCGATCCTGGTGATGGGCGCCTACGGCAGGGGGGCTGTTTCCCGTTTTTTCACCCAGAGCAGCGCCGATTATTTCATCGGCACCCTGTCTTGCCCGATTTTCATCACACATGACTGATCGCTGCCGGCTCACCAATGTCCCCCCTTGATAGGGTTTTTAGCGCTTCATTTTCAATTCCGCTTCGTATACCATTTTACGGCCGTGGTTGAATGCATCCGGCGTGAAGGAAATACTGGTGATGCCGTTGGCCACAAGGAACGAAGCGTATCCCGGCAAATCACTGGGCGCCTGGCCACAAAAGCCGACGGGGACGCCGGCTTCGTTTGCCGACCGGATCATTTGGGCGATCATCGTCTTACAGGCGAAGTCTTCTTCGGAATATTCGCCGGAGAGGATGGCCGAATCGCGATCAATTCCCAGCACGAGTTGCGTGAGATCGTTGGAACCGATGGAGAAACCGTCGAAAATTTCCGCGAAGCGCTCCGCATCAATTACATTTGACGGAATTTCCGCCATGACGTAAACTTCCAGTCCGTTGACAGATCGCTCCAGTCCGAAGGAACGCATAACGTCCAGTACTTTCCGGCCTTCACCAACCGTTCTGCAGAAAGGAATCATCGTTTTTACATTCGTAAATCCCATCTCGTCGCGCACCATTTTAATTGCCCGGCATTCCAGGCCGAAGCCTTCCCGGTATAGTGGATGGTAGTACCTGGACGCGCCCCTGAACCCGAGCATCGGATTTTCTTCCTTTGGCTCGAATTTTTGTCCCCCGATGAGTTGTGCGTATTCATTTGTTTTAAAGTCGCTCATCCGCACGATAACTTCCCGTGGATAGAATGCGGCTGCCACGGTGGCGATGCCGGAAGCCAGTTGTGCTATGAAATAGGATGTCTTGTCTTCAAAACCGCATGTCAGTTGTTCAATTTGCGCCTTCACTTTGGGATCGTCGATTTCCTGGAAACGCACCAGCGCCATCGGGTGAATCTTCACGGCATGTGTAATAATAAACTCCATTCGCAGCAAACCTACGCCTGCATTCGGTTGCGTGGCAAGCCGGAATGCCTGGTCGGGATCGCTGAGGATAAGCATAAGCCGGGTGCGTTCCGGCATTTGCCCTTGTTCTTCCTTGTTGGAAATAGTTTCAAAGGGGAGTATGCCTTCGTATACGGTTCCTGTCTTGCCCTCGCTGCAGGAAACGGTGATGGGCGCGCCATCTGCAATTATGGAGGTGGCATTGCCGGTACCCACGATGGCGGGAACGCCGGTCTCGCGGGCAACAATTGCGGCGTGGCTCGTGCGGCCGCCGGAGTTTGTGACGATGCCGCCCGCTTTTTTCAACAATGGGTCCCAGTCGGGCGTGGTATTGGCCGTAACGATGATATCTCCGGGCTGGAGGGAGTCCGCATTTAGGGGAGATGTCAGCAGCCGGGCTTTCCCGGAGGCGATTTGATTGCCTACGGCTTCGCCCTGTACCAGCACTTTACTTTTGGCGGTGAGTTGATACGTCTTCCCGGCGTATCCGCCGGCAATCGTATGAACGGTTTCGGGCCGTGCTTGCAGGATGTAGCGTTCACCTGAATTCCCATCCTGCGCCCATTCAATATCCATCGGGCAGCCATAATGCTTTTCAATTGCCAACGCCCACTGTGCCAGTTGCCTGATTGCAACCGGGTCGAGAACCGCCTGTTTGCGGCGGTCTTCAGGGGTGGGAATGTGTTCCAGCCCCCCAGCGGCGGAATGGACAAGGGTCGTTTCTTTCCGTCCTGTCTTGCTTTGAAAAATGGCACGTTTGTTCAACTGCAAAGCGGGTTTGAAAAGATAGTACTCATCTGGCTCCACCGTGCCCTGTACAATGTTTTCCCCGAGGCCCCAAACGCCTGTCACCAGGATGATCTCGCGGTTGCCGCTTTCGGGTTCGATGGTAAATATTACACCGGAACATCCGGAGCCGGCATCCACCATTTGCTGGATGCCCACGGATATGGCGACCGACCGGTGCGCAATACCGCGTTCCTCCCGGTATTTTATCGCCCGGTCGGTAAAGAGGGACGCAAAGCACCGGCGCACAGCGTCCAGCAATGCCGCTTCGCCGCAAATATGCAGGAAGGAATCGTGTTGCCCCGCGAAACTGGCCGAAGGCAAATCTTCCGCCGTTGCGCTGCTGCGCACGGCTACTGCTTGCTGCCCTTTACTATCCATGGCCCGGTAAGCTTTCCGCAATTGTCCGTCGACAGCCGGAGGCATTACGCCCGACAACATCTTCCCGCGGATAGCCGAGCCGATTTGATGCAGGTTGGAATATTCTTTCCGGTCGAGCTGCTGAAGCAATTGAAAGCAATCCCAAAGGCCGTTAAAGTCCAGGAATGCCCGGAAAGCATCCGTGGTTAGTGCGAACCCGGCGGGTACCCGGATGCCCTGGCCGGAAAGCGCGACAGTCATTTCTCCCAGTGAAGCGTTTTTACCGCCAACCTCTGGCAGATTGGCCAGCCGTATTTCGGAAAAATCCAGGATGTAATTTTCCATATTTTTCATTTTAAATGTCGGGTGTTCGGGAAAGCAGCAGCCGCCAGTGCGACCATTCCTCCAGGTGATCTGCTGTAATCTTGGCAATGGCCACGAATGGGATGAATAATACCATTCCCGCCACTCCCCATATGATACCGCCTGCGAGTATCGCCACCAGGGTAGCCCAGGTGCTTACATTCAGCTGCGCAGCCACAACTTTTGGAAAGATGATGTTGGCTTCCAGGTATTGCACGAACGAGAATATGCCGATTACGCCCAACGGGTACCAAATCGATTCATGAACTGTCCAGGCCGCTGAAATCGGCAGCAGTGCGCTGATGATGATACCGAAGTAAGGAATGATCGTCATGATCGCGGTCAGCATGCCGAACAGGAAGGCGTGCGGCACATCCAGTGCATATAATCCGATAGTATTGAGTATCCCCACGATCAGGTATACCATGATCATGCCTTTAATGTATTGGAAATAGGTACGGATCACTTGTTGCAGTATAACGGCTGACTGTGCACCTCGTTCGGAGCCCAGAATGCGGATCAGAAAGCGTACAAAAGTTCGCCTGTGATACAGGAACAACGCTGAAAAGACGGGTGTCATGAAAAGTGTGAAGAGTGCGTTGGCCGTGATACGGATCGTGCCGGTCAATAGTGGCCCGACAAATCCGGCGATGCCATCCGCCTGTTTGTGTAGCCAGTTATCCTGCACCTCCAGTGTGATCTGGAAGTTTAATGCCAGCCATTCCCGGAAATCCATCAGCGATGCTTCCAGCTTTTGGGCGAGTAAAGGCCAGTCGCCCATAAAGGCCCTGATTTGCCATAGCAACAGGGTCACGAGCGCAGCAAAAAGTGCAATTACAATCAACAGGCAAATTGTTACCCCCAGCGTTCTGGTTGCGCCTTGGTCTTCCATTTTTTTGCATACCGGATACATGATCATGGCAATCAGGAGACCCATGAAAAGAGGAATGAAGAGCGTTTTCCCGAAAAAAAGCAAAACACCAGAGAGAACAACCAGCTCAATTTTCCCGTTTAGGCTATTGGTATTGCGGATCGATTGCATATCACATTGGGTATACGGGTTTGGAGTACCACCGCAATATCATTGATTCCTTAGGGTTGAAGAATGATTCCGGTCGCGGTTAGGGTTGATCAAGATCAATTCAAAAACTGGTTCCGCCTGCTTTTTATTATAGGTTAATCGAATGGAATAAGGTAAATTTAGTATATGAAAGTACAGAACGGACCAGGCCTTGTGGCTGAATTGCCGCATCCGGACGGATTGCGTCAGGCGGATGTGGAGCGTTTACAGCAGCAATTTGGGAAGAATGCGATAAAAACCGGCAATTCCCGCGGATTGCAGCTCCTTTGGGGAATAGTTTCCGAGCCCATGTTTATCCTGTTGGTTGTGGCAACTTCGATATATATGATCGTAGGCCAGTTTGCCGAAGGGGGCATGATGGTAGCCGCAATATTGATTATTACGGCCATTTCCATTTTTCAGGAGAAGCGGAGCGAACGGGCGCTTAAGGCCCTGGAAACTTACACACGCGAAGGGGTAAAGGTTATAAGAGATGGCAAGGAACAGGTGATCAACGCTGAAGATTTGGTTCCTGGAGATGTTGTATTGTTGGAAGAAGGGAACCTGGTGCCTGCTGATGCATGCATGATATCCGGCAATGATTTTACGGTAAATGAGGCGATTATCACCGGTGAATCTTTCCCGGTATCAAAACATGCCGACTCAGAAAACAATCAGCTCTTCCAGGGTACGACCGTCAACTCGGGTATGTGTTATGCGAAAGTGGAAGCTATCGGGAGCCAGACGCAGTTGGGGAAACTGGGCAAGGCGGCTGAAACGCTTACAGGGCCCAAAACATTGTTGCAGCGTCAGGTTGGAAAATACGTTAAAAGACTGGCGATTTTTGGGATCAGTGCTTTTGTCATCATTTGGATGATCAACTTTGCCCGGTCAGGCATGATCTTACAGAGTTTATTGTTTGCACTGGTGCTGGCGATGTCGGCCATACCAGAGGAAATACCTGTTACATTTTCATCGTTTATGGCGCTGGGTGCGTACCAGCTCAGCAAATGGGGAATTGTTTCCCGTAATCCGCAAGTGATTGAGAATTTAGGCATGGTGGATGTCGTTTGCCTGGACAAAACCGGAACTATTACCGCAAATCAAATGACGGTAGAATTGGTGTACCGATATGAAAACGAACAATTTACATTAGCGGATAGCGACGAGTCGCAGGAGGAAGTATTGTTGTATGCTATGTTTGCAAGCGAGCGGGTTCCGTTTGACGCCATGGAAAAAGCAATCGTAGAGAAAGCGCGCCAGGCGAATTTATCCGCCCAGTCGGATGATATGCGCCAAATTGCAGAGTATCCGCTGGAAGGAAGGCCTCCCATGATGACGCACATTTATGAAGGAAGCGGCAGACGAATTGCGGCGGCGAAGGGAGCGATAGAAAGGATCCTGTCGGTTTGCCGGGTAGGCGAAAAGCAGCGTGCCGCAATTTCGGAGATTGTCAGGGAGGAGGCAGAGAAGGGTTATCGTATGATCGGTGTGGCCAGTGCGGCATGTCCTGACGGACCGCTTCCGGCCTCACAGGATAATTTCAACTGGAATTTTGAAGGCGTGATCTGCCTGTATGACCCACCGCGGATATCCGTTCGCGCTATCATTGACAGGCTGCTTCAGGCGGGAATTTCCATTAAATTGCTGACGGGTGATTACGCGGAAACGGCCCGCAATATCTCCGGCCGGGTGGGTATACCTGGTAGTAACAAGAGTATTACCGGTAAGGAGATCATGGAAATGCCAGATGACCACCTGCAACGGGCCGTCCAGGAGGAAACAATATTCGCGCGCATGTTTCCTGAAGCAAAACAGCGTGTTGTAGAAGCATTGCAAAAGAACGGCCATGTCGTAGCTATGATTGGTGACGGCGTAAACGATGTGCCTGCCCTGAAGAAGTCGGATATTGGTATCGCTATGGGGCAAAATGGCGCGGAAATGGCCCGGTCTTCATCCGATCTTGTACTGACAGATGACAAGCTGGAAGCGCTCATTAAAGCTATCGGGCAGGGCAGGAAAATATTTCTGAACCTGAAGAAATCGATCAGGTATATTATTACCATTCACATTCCAATTATCCTAATCGTAACTATACCCCTGGTACTGGGCTGGCCGGTTTACAATGTCTTCACGCCAGTGCATGTAATATTTTTGGAACTGATCATGGGACCAACATGTTCGTTGTTTTTTGAACGGGAACCCGTTGAGGCGGATGTGATGGAAAAACCTCCGCGCGACCGGAATGCAGGTATTATGTCCGGTAAGGAACTCTGGACCGGCATAATGCAGGGAATAATGGTAACATTGGGGCTGCTGGTACTTTATTATATCAGGATGCAACAAGGGCAATCCATGGAAATGATCCGTACAGAAGTATTGATCACGCTGTTATGCTCAAACATCTTCCTTACATTTGCCAACCGCTCATTTACGGCGAGCTTCAGGGAAACGATCAAATACAGGAACAACCTGGTGCCCTGGGTGCTTTTGGCAACCGTTGCTTTTATTCTGACGATCCTGCTTGTTCCTGCAGTACGTGATGTTTTCGGGCTGCTCCCGCTTTCAGCTGGCCAGTTGTTCGTTTGTGCCGGAATTGCCTTCGTTAGTGTAGGCTGGTATGAATTGTATAAGTTAATAAGATTTGGAAAACAAGGCTAAATCAAATTTTGCTGGTTTTTTTAGTCGCTCTGGTACGATGCAATTGTAAAAAATCACAAGGTATTTACCTCAAACCCAACGTTTCACCCATGAGAAAACTCGTTCTATTCGCGCATATGTCCCTCGATGGTTTCGCGGGCGACAAAAACGGCGGCCTCGGCTTTTTAACCTATGACCAGGAGCTTCAGCAATATGCGGAGGAGCTGGTCAAAACCGTAGGCGCCTCCGTTTACGGCAAAAATACCTATCACCTGATGGCCGGATATTGGCCCACCGTGCTGAACGACCCCAAGGCCGGCGGCCATTCCCTGGCGCATGCAAAATGGGTGCACGAAATCCCCAAAGTGGTTTTCTCTACCACATTACCCAGCGCCGACTGGCATAACACCACGCTCATCAAAGGCAACATCGTGGACGAAGTGAATAAGCTGAAACATCAGCCCGGCAAAGACCTCGTCATCTTCGGCAGCCCCGGCCTCGCCAAAAGCCTCATGGGCCTCGGGCTGATCGATGCGTATAAACTAACCCTGCATCCCGTGATCTTGGGCGAGGGAATCAGCCTGTTCGATAGCCAGACGCAGCTGAATAACCTGAAATTACTGAGTTCCAAAACACTCGCTTCGGGCGTGGTGACGTTGCACTACGCGAATCGCCAGGACTAAGCGATCAAACTATTAAAAGCCGCCCCAATCCGGGGCGGCTTTTTTTTGTCATCTGATTACGTTGTCACTGCCAACGAGGCTTCATTGCCCGGCAAATCGGTCGCGGTTGCGGTGACGATTAATCCGTCCAACGAGGGATACGCCTGCGTGGTGGTGTAGATCCATTGGTCGCGGTGGACCGGCGCCAGGATGGCGTTCCCTTCTTCAAGGATTTCACCCGTTTCCACCCGCTGGATGCGTACCCGGACTGCCGTTACCCTGAAATCGTCTTTCGCATGGACGACGATCGTGGAACCGGGAGGGCCGTCAAATGCATCGATGTTAATCTTCCGGACGACCGGCGCCTTGAGGTAATCGCGCAACGCCATGTTGTACGCCGACATCCCGGGTGCGGCTTTCTTCTGGTATTCTTTCTTCAGTTCGGGAGATTGAACCGCTCCCCGGGCATACATAGCCGCGGAAGTGAATTGATCCCTAACTGTTAACTGCGCATCAGAGCGCGCCGTTTTGGGATCATAAACAGGCATTTTCCCGATGATGGTGCTGTTGCCGTGTTTACGGTAAACGAATTGTTTACCTACATTACCCCTTGCTCCTTTAACAAGCAGGTTTTCATTTATTCTAGCCATTTTATAAAGTTTTAAGATTTGAGAAATAATTTTTGTTTTCTGCCGGCGCCGCTTTGGAAGAAGGTTTCAAGAGTCGCTCCTCCCTGTCTGCCTAAGCGATGCTTCCATTGCGACAACCGACAACACGAAAGTAACGAGCAGATAAAAACGAAAATAAATTATGGGGTGAAAGCGGGGACGTGTTGGGGCGTAATGTATATAAACCTGGGGTAACCGGAATTTTTGGACAAGTAAAACACTAGCCTGATTCGATGATCCTTCAATCATCCTTCAGTCATCCTTCAATTAAACACCTTCAAACCTGTACCACCATTGGAGACCCTTGGAGAATCATTGAAGGATGGCAGTAGGATGTCAGCAGGGTTCGCGAAATGTGTTTTTTCGTTATATTTGATCATAACCCCTTATCAAACAAAGCTTAACACCAAAACATATCGCTATGATGCACCCACCTTTTTTTATCTGGGACGACGGGAAATTTGTAAAAATCAATCTGGCCGATATCGCGGTACTGAAAACCGAAGACAACTATCTCCGGTTATACGCCAAAGAGGAATCTTACCTGATCCGCGCTACGCTCGACAAGACACTGAGCCAATTGCCGGAAGGCAGCTTTGTAAGGATACATAAGTCATTTGCCGTTGCGCTTCAACACCTGGAAGCGGTGGAAAAAGAAGCGGCAATCGTGTACGGAGTTGCCTTCCCGGTTTCAAAGCGTTATTACCCCGAATTGATCAGCAGCCTGAACGTACTCGGCTGATCGCGTCAATAAAAAGAATGATTCCGCAAATAATACATGCATGATTCAACTTTATTTGTATATTTGATCATCGGGCCATGCGCAACGCAAACCGATGTACCATGGCCTTCCTGCCTTATTCATCTCCACTTATCAAATCTGATCTCAATTTGCTTTTTAATTGCCGTATAGCTTCGTTCCGTACGCGGGCTTTCGCGGTTCCATTTTAAAACCAAAATAATGAATCAGAAAGGATTTCTCATCGACATGGACGGTGTTATTTACCGGGGCTCCGAAACCATCCCCGGTGCAGTGGAATTTATCAACAACCTGCGCAAGCAGGGTTTCCCATTTCTTTTCCTCACCAACAACAGCCAGCGCACCAACCGCGACGTGTCTTACAAACTTAGGAAACTCGGTTTCCATGTAGAAGACGACGATGTTTTCACCTGCGGCATGGCCACTGCCCGATACCTCGCTTCCCGCACCCCGCAGGCCACGGCCTACGTGATCGGCGAAGGCGGCCTGCTGGCCGAATTGCATGCCGCCGGTTTCTCCATCGTGGATGATCACCCGGATTATGTGATCATCGGCGAAGGCCGCACCATCATGCTCGAATCCGTCGACAAAGCCATCAATATGATCATGAACGGCGCGAAACTGATCGCCACCAACCTCGATCCCAACTGCCCCGTCGGCAACGGCAAATACCGCGCGGGCTGCGGCGCCTTCGTGGCCATGGTGGAATGCGCCACCGGCAAACAGGCCTTCAGCGTAGGGAAACCGAGCCCGGTAATGATGCGGATGGCGCGTAAAAAACTCGGCCTTTCCACCGACCAGGCCGTGATGATCGGCGATACCATGGGTACCGACATCCTCGGCGCCGGCTCCATGGGTTTCACCACCGTTCTTACTTTGTCGGGCGTCACCAAAGCGGAGGATCTCAACCATTTCAGTTACCAGCCGGATTTCGTGATCTCTTCCGTCAAAGACCTCCTCAATCCCGAATTATTCGAAAAAGTACTGCACAATAAAAAGGAACTGGTGGAAGAAATACCCTTCCCCTAACCGGTTGCAATAAAAATGCAAAGGCTGCTATGTCGGGAAGCCTTTGCATGCATATTCTTCTGCACCTACCGTACCTGGATGCGCAATGTGCGCAGCAGCGTATCCGTATCCGTGCGCAATGTTTTCACCTGCAACTCGAAGTCGCCCGCCAGGTGGAAGGGGTTGGTGGCGGTAACCATGGCCTGCTGGTTTTCGGTGTACGCAAACGCCGGGATCACCAGTTGCAGGGTGGTATCGAGCGACACCATGTTGAAATATACTTTCGCGGGATCGGTAACGATCCCTTTCCCCGGCGCGCGGAACAGGTCCACGGTGAACGTGAAGCTGGAAGCCGTATCGCCCACATATTGACTGGCCGATAGCAGGAAGTCGTTCGGATAGGAGCGGCCGAAAGTATACGCGGTATCGATCGTATAATATTTTTGTACCGAAGCGCGTACCACCGCGCTGCCGATGCTGTCGCTCTTGAGGCGGACCTGCGCGTAGCCGCTGCTGTTGGCGGTTACGGTCTGGATGGTATCGTCGTTATCGAAAGTGCCGCCTTTGACGGTGAACACGACGTCGCGCAGCAGGGAATCGGCCTCCCGGCTGATTTGCACGCCAACGAGGTAGGTGGATGTATTATCCGCGGCAACTTCGGCCTGGGAGGTATTGGCGAAAGCGATGACGTCTTTCAGCTGCAATCCTTTCCCCAGCTGGTAATCGTCGTCTTTCTTGCTGCATCCGGAAAGCATCATGGCCGAAACGGCGGTTATGATGGCAAAGTATTTCATGAATCGTTGATTGGATTATTGGTATTTGAAAATGGCACGGTCGGAAGCTGGCAGGGTAGGGAGCAGGGGAGAGCCCGGCACATAATTGCCGCGTACCTCCAGGGCTACTTCGCATCCTTCCTCGCCGGACTGGCTTTTGGTAATGATGATGTAAACCTCCATCCAGCGGTCGTTGCTGCTTTCCGTGTCTTCGTACCAGATCAGGGATTTGGATGTGAATTCGAG
Above is a genomic segment from Chitinophaga pollutisoli containing:
- a CDS encoding restriction endonuclease → MSAQQAVQYVRKSDGGLVAFSEKKLLRSLTRSGATAETAGGIITSLRHKIYPGITTREIYDQAFGMLKDITRPAAARYHLKRAILELGPSGFPFEQFIGELFRRQGYQVQTNRIVGGRCVKHEVDVLATAGDDLHFIECKYHQAGITCDVKIALYVHARFQDIAHASDMKIAGKTVGWLITNTRFSSDALQFGKCAGLHLLSWDYPSGKGLKDIIDREQLYPVTCLTTLSHYEKSRLLHLNVVLCSDLLERPDVLKKAEVPQDKVGRVLEETGNLCNKRLRAGVH
- a CDS encoding Hsp20/alpha crystallin family protein gives rise to the protein MKTLSSKPDTIFPALWDEFFSGWLDTNGKKNKPFLTVPAVNISEDKDAFKIAMAAPGMKKEDFRIDVSDDLLTISAENESQQEDKKDNYRKQEYSFSSFTRSFQVPESVVASKIEAKYTDGILEISLPKKEETKPNPSVNIAVK
- a CDS encoding AI-2E family transporter; translation: MQSIRNTNSLNGKIELVVLSGVLLFFGKTLFIPLFMGLLIAMIMYPVCKKMEDQGATRTLGVTICLLIVIALFAALVTLLLWQIRAFMGDWPLLAQKLEASLMDFREWLALNFQITLEVQDNWLHKQADGIAGFVGPLLTGTIRITANALFTLFMTPVFSALFLYHRRTFVRFLIRILGSERGAQSAVILQQVIRTYFQYIKGMIMVYLIVGILNTIGLYALDVPHAFLFGMLTAIMTIIPYFGIIISALLPISAAWTVHESIWYPLGVIGIFSFVQYLEANIIFPKVVAAQLNVSTWATLVAILAGGIIWGVAGMVLFIPFVAIAKITADHLEEWSHWRLLLSRTPDI
- the ppsA gene encoding phosphoenolpyruvate synthase yields the protein MENYILDFSEIRLANLPEVGGKNASLGEMTVALSGQGIRVPAGFALTTDAFRAFLDFNGLWDCFQLLQQLDRKEYSNLHQIGSAIRGKMLSGVMPPAVDGQLRKAYRAMDSKGQQAVAVRSSATAEDLPSASFAGQHDSFLHICGEAALLDAVRRCFASLFTDRAIKYREERGIAHRSVAISVGIQQMVDAGSGCSGVIFTIEPESGNREIILVTGVWGLGENIVQGTVEPDEYYLFKPALQLNKRAIFQSKTGRKETTLVHSAAGGLEHIPTPEDRRKQAVLDPVAIRQLAQWALAIEKHYGCPMDIEWAQDGNSGERYILQARPETVHTIAGGYAGKTYQLTAKSKVLVQGEAVGNQIASGKARLLTSPLNADSLQPGDIIVTANTTPDWDPLLKKAGGIVTNSGGRTSHAAIVARETGVPAIVGTGNATSIIADGAPITVSCSEGKTGTVYEGILPFETISNKEEQGQMPERTRLMLILSDPDQAFRLATQPNAGVGLLRMEFIITHAVKIHPMALVRFQEIDDPKVKAQIEQLTCGFEDKTSYFIAQLASGIATVAAAFYPREVIVRMSDFKTNEYAQLIGGQKFEPKEENPMLGFRGASRYYHPLYREGFGLECRAIKMVRDEMGFTNVKTMIPFCRTVGEGRKVLDVMRSFGLERSVNGLEVYVMAEIPSNVIDAERFAEIFDGFSIGSNDLTQLVLGIDRDSAILSGEYSEEDFACKTMIAQMIRSANEAGVPVGFCGQAPSDLPGYASFLVANGITSISFTPDAFNHGRKMVYEAELKMKR